One segment of Paenibacillus rhizovicinus DNA contains the following:
- a CDS encoding carbohydrate ABC transporter permease: protein MFRKIMRRHSVVAIWFLAPSVLGFLVFYLIPFAMGVKYSFMDRPNDGSFVGLANYKALLHSESFRKAAKNTFLFTLGGVPITIALSLSLALLLNQSIYLRNWLRTAYVMPLVVPVASVVLIWQVLFDWNGAVNSWLHGLGVSRTDWMKSEWARGVLAVVYAWKNIGYDIILFLAGLQHIPRDYYETADLEGAGSLHKLTRITLVYLTPTLFFVVLMGLISSFRIFRETYLIAGDYPHDSIYMLQHYMNNMFLSLDMQKLTSAAAVMVVCMLVLVSGMFALERRFTKDLD, encoded by the coding sequence ATGTTTCGTAAAATCATGCGGCGACACAGCGTCGTTGCCATCTGGTTTCTTGCCCCCAGCGTACTTGGATTCTTGGTCTTCTACTTGATTCCTTTCGCGATGGGCGTAAAGTACTCCTTCATGGATCGGCCGAATGACGGCTCATTCGTCGGACTCGCCAATTACAAGGCGTTGCTGCACAGCGAATCCTTCCGGAAAGCTGCTAAGAATACGTTTCTGTTTACGTTGGGCGGCGTTCCGATCACGATCGCATTATCCTTATCGTTAGCCTTGTTATTGAATCAAAGTATCTACTTGCGCAATTGGCTCAGAACCGCTTACGTCATGCCTCTTGTCGTGCCCGTAGCTTCCGTCGTTCTCATCTGGCAAGTGCTGTTCGACTGGAATGGAGCGGTGAATAGCTGGCTGCATGGACTAGGGGTGTCGCGGACCGATTGGATGAAGTCGGAGTGGGCAAGAGGCGTGCTCGCCGTCGTTTATGCATGGAAGAACATTGGATACGACATCATCCTGTTCTTGGCCGGCTTGCAGCATATTCCGAGGGATTATTACGAGACGGCGGACCTTGAAGGCGCCGGATCATTGCATAAGTTAACCCGCATCACGCTTGTTTATCTGACGCCGACTTTGTTTTTCGTCGTCCTGATGGGTCTCATCAGCTCGTTTCGGATATTCAGGGAAACGTATTTGATCGCGGGGGATTATCCTCATGACAGCATCTATATGCTGCAGCACTACATGAACAACATGTTCTTGTCGCTGGATATGCAGAAGCTTACGTCTGCTGCTGCAGTCATGGTCGTTTGCATGCTCGTGCTGGTATCCGGAATGTTCGCGTTGGAACGGCGATTTACGAAGGACTTGGATTGA
- a CDS encoding carbohydrate ABC transporter permease, which yields MLLPVIISFTNSLMTEREIGLNYDLIGQMTNAAAGGKDAFVNLKLIPDWVSLEQYYAVLIATPNYLNMFWNSVYMVALIIAGQVIVGALAAYAFAKLRFRGRDRMFFVYLLAMLMPFQVTLVPNYIVADYLGLLNRASAIILPGVFGAFGVFMLRQFMLSIPNAYVEAAYMDGAGHFRIFHRIIIPLIKPGFAALVVLLFVDYWNMVEQPLVFLEDDFKQPLSVYLSVVQQEARGVEFAASVFYMLPMVLLFLYAEKYFIEGVQMSGIKG from the coding sequence ATGCTGCTGCCGGTCATCATTTCCTTCACCAATTCGCTCATGACGGAACGGGAGATCGGTTTGAACTATGATTTGATCGGGCAGATGACGAACGCGGCAGCGGGCGGCAAGGACGCTTTTGTCAATTTGAAGCTTATACCCGACTGGGTATCTTTGGAGCAGTACTACGCGGTGTTGATCGCGACGCCTAATTATTTGAACATGTTCTGGAATTCGGTCTATATGGTCGCGCTCATTATTGCAGGACAGGTCATCGTCGGCGCTCTTGCGGCTTATGCGTTTGCAAAGCTCCGCTTTCGGGGACGAGACCGGATGTTCTTCGTTTACCTGCTTGCGATGCTGATGCCGTTTCAAGTGACGCTTGTACCGAACTATATCGTTGCCGATTATCTCGGTCTTCTGAATCGTGCGAGTGCCATCATACTACCCGGCGTCTTCGGCGCATTCGGCGTGTTCATGCTGCGGCAGTTCATGCTGTCGATTCCGAACGCTTACGTCGAAGCTGCTTATATGGACGGAGCCGGACATTTTCGCATCTTTCATCGAATCATCATTCCGCTTATTAAGCCAGGCTTCGCGGCGCTCGTCGTTCTCTTGTTCGTCGATTATTGGAATATGGTCGAGCAGCCGCTCGTTTTTCTGGAAGACGACTTCAAACAACCGCTGTCCGTCTATCTCTCCGTCGTTCAGCAAGAGGCGAGGGGCGTAGAGTTCGCGGCGTCTGTCTTCTACATGCTTCCGATGGTGCTGTTATTTCTATATGCGGAAAAATATTTCATTGAAGGCGTTCAAATGTCCGGCATTAAAGGATAG
- a CDS encoding ABC transporter substrate-binding protein, with protein sequence MKRVVTVLISCMVMVALSACNGGNNNDNGNGNGNNNNNNKASEPAASSKATEQPANSSDQSSPNGNAKADPLPQGLEPLDDKPKTIVVSILGVTPFYKLAKEKYEKLHPNVTVQFKEFTSESMLSASESEKYVKSTTTAVLSGKGADLFALRPGELPIDKFENKGALENLDDWMKRDAGFDPRQYQMNVMEGSETNGGLYMMPVEFYLEALFGDADGLEQAGIQFDDRNWTWNQFNELSKQLTAKNGTTYSLNFLPPENMMNDLVSDNYDRLIDGASGKASFDSPFFNELLTGVKQSYDAKELSGDTAQFRKSLLSYSFMTSPSDYLVRLASYFKHGKVYQKPHAADEESGISFLVTSQIAMNANSKVKRDAWEFMKFLLSEEAQSYPRQSGFSMNKAVNEKAIADIKEKGVDKDAAAKSEGAAVEVTDEKLEALRDMLSEANLRDRGYESTTIQQIIAEEVKAFFAGQKSADSVARLIQNRVTTYLNE encoded by the coding sequence ATGAAACGAGTAGTAACGGTACTTATAAGCTGCATGGTGATGGTCGCTTTGTCAGCGTGCAACGGCGGCAATAACAATGACAATGGCAATGGCAATGGCAATAACAATAACAATAACAAAGCTTCCGAGCCGGCAGCATCATCGAAGGCAACAGAGCAGCCTGCAAATTCGAGCGATCAATCAAGCCCAAACGGGAATGCGAAGGCTGATCCGCTCCCGCAGGGGCTGGAACCGCTAGACGATAAACCCAAAACAATCGTCGTATCCATTCTTGGCGTTACCCCTTTCTATAAGCTGGCGAAAGAGAAATACGAGAAGCTCCATCCGAATGTCACGGTTCAATTTAAAGAATTCACTTCAGAGAGCATGCTGAGCGCCTCCGAATCCGAGAAGTACGTGAAATCGACGACGACAGCGGTTTTATCAGGCAAGGGAGCCGATTTATTCGCGCTAAGGCCCGGCGAACTGCCGATTGATAAGTTCGAGAATAAAGGAGCGCTCGAGAATCTGGATGATTGGATGAAGCGGGATGCCGGATTTGATCCACGGCAATACCAGATGAACGTTATGGAAGGTTCCGAAACGAATGGCGGCCTTTACATGATGCCTGTCGAATTTTACTTGGAAGCTTTGTTCGGCGATGCTGACGGGCTTGAGCAAGCCGGCATTCAATTCGACGATCGGAACTGGACGTGGAACCAGTTCAACGAGCTCAGTAAACAGTTAACGGCCAAGAACGGTACGACCTACTCCTTGAACTTTTTGCCGCCAGAGAACATGATGAATGACCTCGTGTCCGACAACTATGATCGATTGATCGACGGGGCCAGCGGCAAGGCATCGTTCGATTCCCCCTTCTTCAACGAATTACTGACGGGAGTGAAGCAAAGTTACGATGCGAAGGAGTTAAGCGGCGATACCGCCCAATTTAGAAAAAGCCTCTTATCGTATTCATTCATGACCAGCCCAAGCGATTACCTTGTACGGCTTGCCTCATACTTTAAGCATGGAAAGGTTTATCAGAAGCCGCATGCTGCCGACGAAGAATCAGGCATTTCTTTCCTCGTGACGAGTCAAATCGCCATGAATGCCAATTCGAAGGTCAAGCGGGACGCATGGGAATTCATGAAATTTCTTCTGTCCGAGGAAGCGCAATCCTATCCTCGTCAGTCGGGCTTCTCGATGAATAAAGCGGTGAATGAGAAGGCGATCGCAGATATAAAGGAAAAGGGTGTTGATAAAGACGCTGCCGCTAAGAGTGAAGGCGCGGCAGTCGAAGTGACCGACGAGAAGCTCGAAGCTCTCCGGGACATGTTGTCCGAAGCCAACCTAAGAGACAGAGGCTATGAGTCGACGACGATTCAGCAAATCATTGCGGAAGAGGTCAAAGCGTTCTTCGCGGGGCAGAAATCTGCCGACTCTGTCGCCCGGTTGATACAGAATCGAGTTACGACGTATTTGAATGAATAA
- a CDS encoding MarR family transcriptional regulator yields the protein MEVLNTKRCLFCDSLVQVKHKGGSEWYMNCLCSPSGSYGLKDDSYEPFRMLSYTEKRAEFPIISAYIREQSDCEEKVIVSFDERAAILQSPLIPLTAEEKGLKLLRYLHRHASGPDEPVVISQFSQCANLTYSMNLQELVYIVEKLKEEGLIERIGSTFRLTEKGWLEAESSASGKAYKPCFVLLPHGEEEMAQQWTENVFPRLLQLGYAPKLLSQGGPRSVADKPVQETMQQVLKCRLMIADISDPEAETWMYAGYALGNDIPVAWTCRSSATGTQPPGVRPIVWENAEQLADQLQFSIGREAVTSDQPN from the coding sequence ATGGAAGTATTGAATACGAAACGATGCCTGTTCTGCGATTCGCTCGTACAGGTGAAACATAAAGGCGGCAGCGAGTGGTACATGAACTGCCTCTGCTCGCCAAGCGGCTCTTACGGATTGAAAGACGACAGCTACGAACCGTTCCGCATGCTGTCCTATACGGAGAAACGAGCGGAATTCCCGATTATTTCTGCTTATATCCGGGAGCAGAGCGACTGCGAAGAGAAAGTGATCGTCTCGTTCGACGAGCGCGCCGCGATACTGCAATCGCCGCTTATTCCGCTGACGGCGGAAGAGAAGGGATTGAAGCTGCTCCGCTATCTTCATCGGCATGCCAGCGGACCCGACGAGCCGGTCGTTATCAGTCAGTTCTCGCAATGCGCGAATTTGACGTATTCCATGAATTTGCAAGAATTGGTCTATATCGTAGAGAAACTGAAGGAAGAAGGTTTGATCGAGCGAATCGGCTCGACATTCCGGCTGACCGAGAAAGGATGGCTGGAGGCAGAGTCCAGCGCATCCGGCAAAGCGTACAAGCCGTGCTTCGTATTGCTTCCGCATGGCGAAGAGGAGATGGCGCAGCAATGGACGGAGAACGTCTTCCCGAGGCTGCTGCAGCTCGGCTACGCCCCGAAACTGTTAAGCCAGGGCGGACCGCGCAGCGTCGCCGACAAGCCTGTCCAGGAAACGATGCAGCAAGTGCTCAAGTGCAGGCTGATGATAGCGGACATTTCGGATCCCGAAGCGGAGACGTGGATGTATGCGGGTTACGCGCTGGGCAACGATATCCCGGTCGCGTGGACATGCCGCTCTTCGGCAACGGGGACGCAGCCTCCCGGCGTTCGTCCGATCGTCTGGGAGAACGCGGAGCAGCTTGCCGACCAGCTGCAATTCTCGATCGGACGCGAAGCCGTGACGAGCGACCAGCCGAACTAG
- a CDS encoding efflux RND transporter periplasmic adaptor subunit, producing MEQAVTGRKRKIRLIAVLFVSGVVLLTLFSNTLQTMTLTKVWTTVGRQEELVQRYAGNGVLEPVKEGSLSNQAGWTVKDVKVKEGAVVHKGQTLVVYESVEAENRYLDAKTQLEQQQLAIQGLQDRYIEAASSGDDSQLRSAKRDLESARLTKEMQQRNLESMKADLAKNRVLKAPFDGIVMQVGSVAGMVSAGAEPDVQIVSSTEGYRFSVQVPAQISEHLQSGQQLDVQVEVAGSSETLVGIVSKIENKEAQVNIVITVSDESLRGGEQARLDLRFASSVIDGIVVPSSAIHKEGHIAYVYVVEEHKGPLGNTSHARKTPIETGESNESDTVVLNGIFPDAPIILASSEPAVMDGERVRVMAP from the coding sequence GTGGAGCAGGCAGTCACTGGAAGGAAGAGGAAGATCCGGCTGATTGCCGTTTTATTTGTTAGCGGCGTCGTTCTGCTTACCTTGTTCAGCAACACGCTGCAAACGATGACGTTAACGAAGGTATGGACAACCGTCGGCAGGCAGGAGGAACTCGTTCAGCGATACGCCGGCAATGGCGTGCTGGAGCCGGTTAAGGAAGGCTCGTTATCGAACCAAGCGGGTTGGACCGTCAAGGACGTCAAGGTCAAAGAAGGAGCAGTCGTTCATAAGGGACAGACGCTCGTCGTTTATGAAAGCGTTGAGGCCGAGAACCGTTACCTGGACGCCAAGACGCAGCTGGAGCAGCAGCAATTGGCTATTCAAGGGCTGCAAGACCGGTATATAGAAGCCGCATCTAGCGGGGATGACAGCCAGCTGCGCAGCGCGAAGCGGGATCTGGAGAGCGCGCGTCTGACGAAGGAGATGCAGCAGCGGAATCTGGAGAGCATGAAGGCTGATTTAGCCAAAAATCGCGTCTTGAAAGCGCCGTTCGACGGCATTGTGATGCAGGTGGGATCTGTGGCTGGAATGGTTTCCGCCGGCGCCGAACCCGATGTTCAAATCGTTTCGTCGACTGAAGGTTATCGGTTCTCCGTGCAAGTACCCGCTCAAATTAGCGAACATCTGCAGAGCGGACAGCAACTGGACGTCCAAGTCGAAGTTGCGGGCAGCTCGGAAACGCTGGTTGGGATCGTTTCGAAGATCGAGAACAAGGAAGCTCAAGTGAACATCGTAATCACGGTGAGCGACGAATCCCTTCGTGGAGGCGAACAAGCGCGACTGGATCTTAGGTTTGCATCCTCTGTCATCGACGGCATTGTCGTTCCAAGCAGCGCGATTCATAAAGAAGGCCATATCGCATACGTGTACGTCGTCGAAGAGCATAAAGGTCCGCTCGGAAATACGAGCCATGCTCGCAAGACGCCTATCGAAACCGGCGAATCGAATGAGTCTGATACCGTCGTATTGAACGGGATTTTTCCGGACGCGCCGATTATTCTGGCGAGCAGCGAGCCTGCGGTGATGGACGGAGAGCGTGTTCGGGTTATGGCTCCTTGA
- a CDS encoding sensor histidine kinase — MRSSIVLKLFLLTTTLCLLILAVVYFGQTYFFKDYYANRKVSDLQAKMEAFKTAYKDAGGNSLAIQSLEQAFYRNNNVTITSLDHDGNLKDVNDFYLEVRMPKAVTEAEEKARIKVPLYQLMSVEEAASGQVLIRVGDQLTITGVESNSKLIPILVQVPTGELLYANEPFKRKVLKGGEKPESMEERDLIASHQSSIVNLFGAVTDIKLPNGGGSSDFIYANKLFLEQINAFQAKLLFEDLQLKDALVIQDYEQNNVKYKLFIQPVHFDNGTTNYIFAMASLQPVDEAVQMMKDYYVYIIAFVIVLILIAALYFSMKIARPLLLINRTTKKIANLDFSETIPVRSKDEIGDLSRNINLLSATLYSYIGKLQADIAREKQLETTRKEFISGVSHELKTPLSVMKSCLSILKDGVAAHKKDHYFEAMEKEVDKMDHLIVDMLELAKYESGTYRMQMDAFCLDKLIESVCEQLAHEIEAKELRLNVRLVPALVAANRHRIEQVITNFMTNAIRYTPEQQEIVVSMTEEANQFVVCVENKGARIPEDQLDKVWDRFYRGDTARQRFDGGTGLGLAISKNILELHGARYGAVNTKDGVAFFFCLNKQR; from the coding sequence ATGAGAAGCTCCATCGTGCTCAAATTGTTCCTTTTGACAACGACGTTGTGCCTCCTCATACTGGCCGTCGTTTATTTCGGCCAAACGTATTTCTTCAAAGACTATTATGCGAATCGTAAAGTGAGCGACTTGCAAGCGAAGATGGAGGCGTTCAAGACGGCCTATAAGGATGCAGGCGGAAATTCGCTTGCGATCCAATCGCTTGAGCAAGCTTTCTACAGGAATAACAACGTAACGATTACAAGCTTGGATCACGATGGCAATCTTAAGGATGTAAACGACTTTTACCTGGAAGTCAGAATGCCCAAGGCTGTGACGGAGGCGGAAGAGAAGGCGCGCATTAAAGTCCCTCTCTATCAGCTCATGAGCGTGGAGGAAGCAGCTTCAGGGCAAGTATTAATCAGAGTCGGAGATCAATTGACGATTACTGGAGTAGAGAGTAACTCCAAGCTCATTCCTATTCTGGTGCAGGTTCCGACCGGGGAATTGTTGTATGCCAACGAGCCGTTCAAGCGTAAAGTTCTCAAAGGCGGCGAGAAGCCGGAATCTATGGAGGAGAGGGATTTAATCGCGTCCCACCAATCATCGATCGTGAATCTATTCGGGGCTGTCACGGACATCAAGCTTCCGAATGGAGGAGGTTCGTCGGACTTTATTTATGCCAACAAGCTCTTTCTGGAACAAATCAATGCCTTTCAAGCGAAGCTGTTATTCGAGGATCTCCAGCTTAAGGATGCGCTTGTCATCCAGGATTACGAGCAAAATAACGTGAAGTACAAGTTGTTCATCCAGCCGGTGCATTTCGACAATGGTACGACCAATTATATCTTCGCCATGGCATCGCTGCAGCCCGTAGACGAAGCCGTGCAGATGATGAAGGACTACTATGTCTACATCATCGCGTTTGTCATTGTGCTCATTCTGATCGCGGCGTTGTACTTCTCCATGAAGATCGCAAGGCCGTTGCTGCTCATCAATCGGACGACGAAAAAAATCGCGAATCTTGATTTCTCGGAGACGATTCCCGTCCGGTCCAAGGACGAGATCGGAGACCTGTCGCGCAATATCAACCTGTTATCCGCTACATTGTATTCGTACATCGGCAAGCTGCAAGCGGATATCGCGAGGGAGAAGCAGCTGGAAACGACGAGGAAAGAGTTCATCTCCGGCGTATCCCATGAACTCAAGACGCCGCTGAGCGTCATGAAGAGCTGCCTGTCGATCCTCAAGGACGGCGTGGCCGCGCATAAGAAGGATCATTACTTCGAAGCGATGGAGAAGGAAGTAGACAAGATGGACCACCTCATTGTCGATATGCTGGAGCTTGCGAAATACGAATCCGGAACGTACAGGATGCAGATGGACGCCTTCTGCCTGGATAAGTTGATCGAGTCCGTCTGCGAACAGCTCGCGCACGAAATCGAAGCCAAGGAATTGAGGTTGAACGTTCGGCTTGTTCCTGCCCTTGTCGCTGCCAACCGACACCGGATCGAACAAGTCATCACGAATTTCATGACGAATGCGATCCGCTACACGCCGGAACAGCAAGAAATCGTCGTTTCGATGACCGAAGAGGCGAATCAATTCGTCGTCTGCGTCGAGAATAAAGGAGCACGGATTCCTGAGGATCAGCTTGATAAAGTGTGGGATCGCTTCTATCGGGGCGATACGGCGCGGCAGCGATTCGATGGCGGCACGGGGCTTGGACTTGCTATCTCCAAAAATATATTGGAGCTGCACGGAGCGAGGTATGGCGCAGTCAATACGAAGGATGGCGTCGCTTTCTTCTTCTGCTTGAATAAACAACGTTAA
- a CDS encoding glutathione peroxidase: MSIYDFKVTTIDGKEQTLAPYEGKIMLIVNTASACGLTPHYKGLQHIYDAFQDQGVVVLGFPCNQFKEQEPGSNEEIAQFCELNYSVTFPMFAKIDVKGEDAHPLYKYLVDAVPAPYHTGDIDWNFAKFLVDKQGNVLKQYPAPTDPADIEPDLRRLIETGSLA, encoded by the coding sequence ATGAGTATTTATGATTTCAAGGTAACGACGATCGACGGCAAGGAACAGACATTGGCGCCGTACGAAGGCAAGATTATGCTGATCGTCAATACGGCAAGCGCCTGCGGGCTGACGCCGCATTACAAGGGATTGCAGCATATTTATGACGCGTTCCAAGACCAAGGCGTCGTCGTGCTTGGCTTCCCGTGCAATCAATTCAAAGAACAGGAGCCTGGCAGCAACGAGGAAATCGCGCAATTTTGCGAATTGAACTACTCGGTGACGTTCCCGATGTTCGCGAAGATCGACGTTAAAGGCGAAGATGCGCATCCGTTGTACAAGTATCTCGTGGATGCCGTGCCTGCTCCGTACCATACGGGCGACATTGATTGGAACTTCGCGAAGTTTCTCGTGGACAAGCAAGGCAACGTCCTCAAACAGTACCCCGCGCCGACCGATCCTGCGGACATCGAGCCTGATTTGCGCCGCTTGATCGAAACAGGCAGCCTTGCCTGA
- a CDS encoding glycoside hydrolase family 5 protein, whose amino-acid sequence MMVSLSVLLLVFGGAAGCTDSTHNQEKAVTVKAGNVTPPASKEEKTTPSQVPAADPAPDLAPDSTADSAPDPAPSTAEVPLTTPDPKLPKRDPQSAPLDVFQQSKQLGRGVNLGNALEAPVEGQWGVTLEESYFKTIKDAGFETVRVPIKWSGHADANAPYAIEAAFFDRIDWVLGQALKQGLNVVLDMHGYDEFNANADEQEPRFLALWKQISARYKELPGNVYYELANEPNGSLTWSKWNKMLNKALDTVRSEDQWHTVIIDSANWSNYAALVSLDIPDNEHNVIVSFHYYDPFLFTHQGANWVGPENGTTGVVWPGPPAQKVEPVDAAKQVQWANDWFDAYNTQPAESNPAGPHAIAEAFDKAESWVKENKRPIWLGEFGAYSNADMASRARWTSFVREQAEKHGFGWSYWEFCAGFGVYDPSANAYRKELLDALIPAK is encoded by the coding sequence ATGATGGTTTCGCTCTCTGTTTTGCTGCTCGTGTTCGGCGGCGCAGCGGGGTGCACGGACAGCACGCACAACCAAGAAAAGGCAGTTACTGTCAAAGCGGGGAATGTCACGCCGCCGGCAAGCAAGGAGGAGAAGACTACGCCATCTCAGGTCCCGGCAGCCGACCCGGCTCCCGACCTGGCTCCTGACTCGACTGCCGATTCAGCTCCAGACCCGGCTCCCAGTACGGCTGAAGTTCCTCTGACCACGCCGGACCCGAAGCTGCCGAAGCGCGACCCGCAGTCGGCGCCGCTTGACGTATTTCAACAGTCGAAGCAGCTCGGAAGAGGCGTCAATCTCGGCAATGCGCTCGAGGCGCCGGTAGAAGGTCAATGGGGAGTCACACTAGAGGAAAGCTACTTTAAGACGATCAAGGATGCAGGCTTCGAGACGGTCCGGGTACCGATCAAGTGGTCGGGGCATGCGGATGCGAATGCTCCTTACGCCATTGAAGCCGCGTTCTTCGATCGCATCGATTGGGTGCTCGGCCAGGCGTTGAAGCAGGGGCTGAACGTCGTTCTCGACATGCACGGTTACGATGAATTCAATGCGAACGCAGATGAGCAAGAACCTCGTTTTCTGGCGTTATGGAAGCAAATCTCGGCCCGGTATAAGGAGCTTCCCGGCAATGTTTACTACGAGCTGGCCAACGAACCGAACGGTTCCCTGACCTGGTCGAAGTGGAATAAAATGCTAAACAAAGCTCTGGATACGGTCCGGAGCGAGGATCAGTGGCATACGGTCATTATCGATTCCGCCAATTGGAGCAATTATGCCGCGCTCGTGTCGCTCGATATTCCGGATAACGAACATAACGTCATCGTTTCGTTCCATTATTACGATCCTTTTCTCTTCACTCACCAGGGTGCAAATTGGGTAGGCCCGGAGAACGGAACCACCGGCGTCGTTTGGCCGGGTCCCCCGGCGCAGAAGGTGGAACCGGTCGATGCCGCCAAGCAGGTACAGTGGGCGAACGATTGGTTCGACGCTTACAATACGCAGCCGGCCGAGTCGAATCCGGCAGGGCCCCATGCGATTGCGGAAGCCTTCGATAAGGCGGAGAGTTGGGTCAAAGAAAATAAACGCCCGATCTGGCTCGGCGAGTTCGGCGCGTACAGTAATGCCGATATGGCTTCGCGGGCACGCTGGACGAGCTTCGTGCGCGAACAAGCAGAGAAGCACGGCTTCGGCTGGTCTTATTGGGAATTTTGCGCGGGCTTCGGCGTATATGACCCGTCAGCTAACGCGTATCGGAAGGAATTGCTGGATGCTTTGATTCCTGCTAAATAG
- a CDS encoding N-acetylmuramoyl-L-alanine amidase family protein: protein MRGKTIVLDPGHGGKDVGSIGGKGTYEKDVTLRTARHVRQKLIQEGATVVMTRDADKTVSLNDRTVAAQTENADLFISIHFDAYQTSDVHGMTTYYYKPQDQHIAEEIHDQLFKAEMNTKDRGVRFGDYHVIRENAKPAVLLELGYISNKDEETRMMTPSFQDQVSAAIASGVVNSLR from the coding sequence TTGAGGGGCAAAACGATCGTTCTCGATCCCGGTCATGGCGGCAAGGATGTCGGTTCCATCGGCGGCAAAGGAACGTACGAGAAAGACGTTACGCTTCGTACGGCGCGGCATGTGAGACAGAAATTGATCCAAGAGGGTGCGACAGTGGTGATGACGCGCGATGCCGATAAGACGGTTTCGCTGAATGACAGAACAGTCGCAGCGCAAACGGAGAACGCGGATTTATTCATTAGCATCCACTTCGATGCTTATCAAACCAGCGATGTGCATGGAATGACGACTTATTATTACAAACCGCAGGATCAGCATATCGCCGAGGAGATACATGATCAATTATTCAAAGCGGAGATGAATACGAAGGATAGAGGCGTGAGGTTTGGCGATTATCATGTGATCCGCGAGAACGCGAAGCCGGCAGTTCTGCTCGAGCTCGGTTATATTTCCAATAAGGACGAAGAAACAAGGATGATGACACCGTCGTTTCAAGATCAGGTATCGGCGGCAATCGCAAGCGGCGTTGTCAACAGCCTTCGCTGA
- a CDS encoding APC family permease, whose translation MREQAKLQQTLTLVQVVFLGLAWMTPMIYFSIYGIAYESSSGMLTQSYLLAFIAIMFTAYSYGLMSVAHPASGSAYTYVKKSLHPYLGFLVGWALLLDYLFSPIIACLTFGVYMHAEFPSVPAYAWMIGINLAITLVNVKGAAFSANLSKWFVLLQMCFIALFCILLLRNISSLHDPMAPLTQTDIPFSSILTGASVICFSFLGFDSITTMAEETKNAQKNIPRAIGFIIIIASILYVTPSYLTQLVFPKAISFLNIDSAGLEIVRMVGGAALGTAFIVVLLFAIFTQGISSVSSVSRLLYVMGRESILPPKYFAYLHPKWKTPVVNIMTVAIVSMLALVIHLDTAVKFVNFGALTAFFFVNVSVIRHYYAQERRRSAKGMLLYLVLPGCGAAFIGWLFLQLSEDALIMGLAWLLAGILFHGRNAPFVKQLLKPITKSKLLSGRQTN comes from the coding sequence ATGAGAGAACAAGCCAAACTCCAACAAACGCTTACGCTCGTTCAAGTCGTATTCCTTGGGCTTGCCTGGATGACGCCCATGATTTATTTCTCGATCTACGGCATCGCCTATGAATCCTCGTCAGGAATGCTCACGCAATCTTACTTGCTCGCCTTTATCGCCATTATGTTCACCGCATACAGCTACGGCCTGATGTCTGTCGCCCACCCGGCTTCCGGTTCGGCTTACACCTATGTCAAGAAATCTCTTCACCCCTATCTCGGCTTCCTCGTCGGCTGGGCGCTGCTGCTCGACTATTTATTTTCCCCCATCATTGCCTGTTTAACGTTCGGCGTTTACATGCATGCAGAGTTCCCGTCCGTCCCCGCTTATGCCTGGATGATCGGCATCAACCTGGCGATCACGCTCGTCAACGTGAAGGGCGCGGCATTCTCCGCCAACTTGAGCAAATGGTTCGTCCTGCTTCAAATGTGCTTCATCGCGCTGTTTTGTATCCTTCTGCTTCGAAATATTTCGTCGCTTCACGATCCCATGGCGCCGCTTACGCAAACGGACATCCCCTTCTCATCGATCTTGACCGGCGCTTCCGTCATTTGCTTCTCGTTTCTCGGTTTCGACTCCATCACCACCATGGCGGAGGAAACCAAGAACGCGCAAAAGAACATCCCTCGTGCTATCGGCTTTATTATTATAATCGCCAGCATCCTATATGTCACACCGTCGTATTTAACCCAGCTCGTATTCCCGAAAGCCATCTCGTTCCTGAACATCGATTCCGCGGGTTTGGAAATCGTCCGCATGGTCGGCGGAGCCGCGCTCGGCACGGCGTTCATCGTTGTTCTGCTGTTCGCCATCTTCACCCAAGGCATATCTTCGGTATCCAGCGTCTCCCGTCTGTTGTACGTCATGGGACGCGAATCGATCCTGCCGCCGAAATATTTCGCCTACTTGCACCCGAAATGGAAGACGCCTGTCGTCAACATTATGACGGTCGCGATCGTGTCCATGCTTGCGCTTGTCATTCACCTGGATACAGCCGTTAAATTCGTGAATTTCGGCGCGTTGACCGCCTTCTTCTTCGTTAATGTTTCCGTCATCCGTCATTATTACGCACAGGAACGCCGCCGTTCCGCGAAAGGAATGCTCCTCTATCTGGTACTGCCAGGCTGCGGGGCCGCTTTCATCGGCTGGCTCTTCCTGCAGCTTAGCGAGGATGCGCTTATTATGGGGCTTGCGTGGCTCCTTGCCGGCATTCTCTTCCATGGACGAAATGCGCCATTCGTGAAGCAGCTGTTAAAGCCGATTACCAAGAGCAAGCTCCTGTCCGGCAGGCAAACGAATTAA